The genomic DNA CGAGCAGCGGCACCAGCAGGTCCTGCCCGGCCCAGACGGTGTGCACCGTCTCCTCGAGCATCATCTCCTTGGAGAGAAACCCGCCCAGCGGGGGCAGGCCCGCCATCGAGGCGGCGGCGACCACGCCCAGCGTCGCGGTGACCGGCATCAGTCCGGCAAGCCCGCCGAGCAGGCGGATGTCGCGTGTACCTGCTTCGTGGTCGACGATGCCCGCGTTCATGAACAGCGCGGCCTTGAACAGTGCGTGGTTGAACAGGTGGAACACCGCGGCCATCGCCGCGACCGGCGTGCCGAAGCCGAGCAGCATCGTCATCAGCCCGAGATGGCTGACGGTCGAATAGGCGAGGATGCCCTTGAGGTCCTGCTTGAAGAAGCCGATCACTGCCGCGAGCAGCATGGTGACGAGCCCGGTGGTGGCAACAATGTAGAACCAGGTCTCGGTTCCCGCGAGCACCGGCCACAGGCGCGCCATCAGGAACACGCCCGCCTTCACCATCGTCGCCGAGTGCAGGTAGGCGCTGACCGGGGTGGGGGCTGCCATCGCGTGCGGCAGCCAGAAGTGGAACGGGAACTGCGCCGACTTGGTGAAGCAGCCCAAGAGGATCAGCACCAGCGCGAGCGGGTAGAGCGGCGAGACCTGGATAGTGCCGCTTTGCGCGAGAATTCCGGTCAGTTCGTAGGTTCCGGCGATGTGCCCGAGCAGCAGCAGCCCCGCGATCAGTGCGAGCCCGCCGCCGCCGGTCACCGCCAGCGCCATGCGCGCACCCTGCCGCCCCTCGGCCTTGTCGCTGCGAAAGCCGATCAGGAGGAACGAGGAAAGGCTGGTCAGTTCCCAGAAAACCAGCAGCAGCAGCACGTTGCCCGCGAGAGAGATGCCCACCATCGCGCCCTGGAACAGCAGCAGCAGGCCGAGCAGGCGGGGCAGCGATTCCTCTTTTGGGAGATAGAAGCGTGCGTAGACCACGATCAGCAGGCCGATGCCCAGGATCAGCGCGGTGAACAGGAACGCGAGCCCGTCCATCCTGAGGGTGATCCCGAGGCCGAGCGCGGGCACCCAGTCGGCGTGGAAGCTGGTGATCCCGCCTGCCAGGATGGCTGGCGCCGTCGTCCCGAGCAGCGCCAGTCCGGCGAGCACCGGGGCCAGCGCCAGTGCGAACTGCAGGTTGCGTCCGGCACGGCTGGCTGCAGCAAGCAGTATGGCGCCGACAAACGGCAGGAGGGCGATCAGGACCAGGTGCAAAGGTATCTCCTCTTGTCGCCCGGGTCAGGTTGCGCTGTCGCAACCAGCGGGCGGCAATTGTGAGCACGGCAGATTGAACGCGCACGTTTTCCCGTTCTGGCGCGGTGAAGCAACCCTCAATGCGCGCTCATGTTGCAAGAAATTCACGCATGTCTGCTTGCGCGCAAGGGGAGGATCGCAAAGTCGGCAAGGGGCCTCAGTGCGCGATGCGCAGCGCGAGCCATGATTCGAGTGCGGCGAAGTGCTCGCTCCATGCCGGTGCGCGATAGCCGGGCAGGGCGGCATGCTGGCGCCTGGCGTCGGGGCCGTGGTGCAGGTGATCGAGCACCGCCGTCACCCAGGCCGAGGTGTCCGCAGGATCGACCAGGCAGGGAATCCCCCCGGCGATCTCGCGATAGACCGGCAGGTCCGAGGCGATCACCGCCGTACCCGAAGCGAGCGCCTCGACAACGGGAAGCCCGTAACCCTCAGCGTGGCTGGGCATGAGCAGTGCACGGGCACCGGCGAGCAGCGCGGCGAGCCGGTCATCGCTGCACGGCCCCTGCTCGATCACCCGGCCAGCGCTTGCAGGGTCGCGATCGAGCCGCTCGAACACGGGCTGTGCTTGCCAGCCGCGCTGTCCGACGATCACCAGCGAGGGCGTGGCCTCGCCGAGCCGTGCGCGCAGCCGGTCCCAGCAATCGAGCAGCAGCACGTGGTTCTTGCGCCCCTCGATGGTCCCGACGATGAGGAAATAGGGTTCGGCCGGGAGGGCGATATCGCCATTGGGTTCAGGCGGGGCGATGCCGAGATGCGCGATGCAGTGAGGCGGGAGCGCCAGTCGCTCGTCGCGGGCGAAGCTGGTGAGCGCGTCGCGCGTCGCACTCGAGTTGAGAACCAGTCCGCTGGCACATTGCAGCGCCTGTCGGATCCGCGCGCGATGGCGCATATCCTCGCCTTCACGGCAGAATTCGGGATGCGTGATCGGGATCAGGTCATGGATGAGGAACACTGCGTTGAGCGCATGGGTCGCGATCCAGCCGGGCAGCGAAGGGTTGTCCAACCCGGTATGGCCGACGTTGAGCAGGATGCGTCCGGCATGGTCGTCCCGGCGATAGGCAGCGCTTGCCAGCGCGCGGGCGGCGAGCAGCGCCAGCCGCTTGCGGTCGAGTAGCGTCCCCTCGTCGAGCAACATGGCGGCAAGGGTTTCGGTCTCGCGCGCGTCCAGAACCAGCCGGTGCCCGCGCCATTGCAGAACGGCGCTCGCGCGCGTGGCGAAGTGCGCGAGATAGGCCCGGCAGACCCGGTCGATGCCGGTCGGCTGGCGCGTGCCCCAGCCGCGCCACACGAGGCGGCTGACGTCGAGCAGGTAGGGGCGCGGGGGCCGCTTGCCTGCGTTCATGCGCGAAGGCTTGCAGGTTCGCCGTTACGGTGGGTCTGTGTGCCTGTGGCCGCCTCTTTTCGGGAGCGCCGGGCAGGTGTGGCAGGCAAGAGCCGCGCCAGCGAACTGTCGACGAGCTCGCGGGTGGCCGATTCGCTGCCGATGCCGCCGCGCACGAGGCAGCGTTCGACCAGAACTCGGCGAAAGGCATGCCACAGCACCATGTCGGGCCGTGCCGGATCGGTCCAGAATCCGTCGAGCGGGCCCTGGTGCGTGATACCGGGCACGTCGTAGACCGCCTCGCCCAGCACGATCACCGGCACGCCCGCGGCCAGCGCCAGCGTGCCGCAGGTACTGTTGACACAGACCACCCCGCGCGAATTGCCGCACAAGGTGTCGATCTGGGCCTGCGCGACGTGGATCACGCGTCCGGTCAGGCCGTGGCGTGCAGCCCGGCGCGTGAGCGTGCGGCGCCAGTTGCGCCAGCCTGCATCGAGCGGGTGCTCCTTGACTACCAGCATGGCTTCGGGCGGGGCATGGCGGGCAAAGCTGGCGAGCACGTATTCGAGCGCCATGACCATTGTCGAGAAAGGCGAATGCGCCCTGATCTGGTAGTCGCCCGAGAGTTGCAGCGGAAACAGGAAGTAGGGACGGCCCCCGGTCAGGTCAGGTCTGTCGCCGGCCTTCGGTCGGAGACGAGCCCGCTCGCGGGCAAGGCGCCAGGCCCAGCCGAGCCCTTCGAGCAGGATCGAGCCCTTGCGGTGCGAGCTGTAGAAGGGAAAGCGCAGGGCCAGCCGTCCGGTCACCACCGCGTGATAGTGCCAGTAACTGTCGTGCGCGCGCCGCGCGAAGGCGGCGGTGACCGGCGGCAGGTCTGGCAGCGGCGGCAGCGCGCGCGCCAGTTCGAGCAGCTTGTCTGCGTCGCGCTCGAAGCGGGAGAAACCGTTCACGCCCTCGCGCT from Novosphingobium aureum includes the following:
- a CDS encoding capsule biosynthesis protein, with product MSLSPLAAPRLAREPAPASESARTRSFLFLQGPPGPFFRLLGTALRERGAEVMRINLSGGDKRDWPEASHDYRGRMANWPLFFDRFVTTHAVTDLVLFGDCRPVHARALRLARLRGVHVHVFEEGYIRPDWMTLEREGVNGFSRFERDADKLLELARALPPLPDLPPVTAAFARRAHDSYWHYHAVVTGRLALRFPFYSSHRKGSILLEGLGWAWRLARERARLRPKAGDRPDLTGGRPYFLFPLQLSGDYQIRAHSPFSTMVMALEYVLASFARHAPPEAMLVVKEHPLDAGWRNWRRTLTRRAARHGLTGRVIHVAQAQIDTLCGNSRGVVCVNSTCGTLALAAGVPVIVLGEAVYDVPGITHQGPLDGFWTDPARPDMVLWHAFRRVLVERCLVRGGIGSESATRELVDSSLARLLPATPARRSRKEAATGTQTHRNGEPASLRA
- a CDS encoding glycosyltransferase family 4 protein, producing MNAGKRPPRPYLLDVSRLVWRGWGTRQPTGIDRVCRAYLAHFATRASAVLQWRGHRLVLDARETETLAAMLLDEGTLLDRKRLALLAARALASAAYRRDDHAGRILLNVGHTGLDNPSLPGWIATHALNAVFLIHDLIPITHPEFCREGEDMRHRARIRQALQCASGLVLNSSATRDALTSFARDERLALPPHCIAHLGIAPPEPNGDIALPAEPYFLIVGTIEGRKNHVLLLDCWDRLRARLGEATPSLVIVGQRGWQAQPVFERLDRDPASAGRVIEQGPCSDDRLAALLAGARALLMPSHAEGYGLPVVEALASGTAVIASDLPVYREIAGGIPCLVDPADTSAWVTAVLDHLHHGPDARRQHAALPGYRAPAWSEHFAALESWLALRIAH